In Candidatus Aminicenantes bacterium, the sequence GGCGTGGGCGACGGCGAGGCCGGAGGCGATCTGAATAGCGATATCGAGAACTTGGGGGAGGGGCAAGGGGCGAGGGGCGATGGGGGATGGGTTGACGGTGGACGGTGGACGGGAAGAATCAATCAGTTCCTTTAATGTCCGCCCTTCCACGTATTCCATGGCGATGAAGACCTGGCCTTCATGCTCGCCGATCTCGTAAACCGTGACGATGTTGGGGTGGTTCAATGCGGCGGCGGCCTGGGCTTCCCGTCCGAACCTTTCCCTCGCCTCAGGATCAGCCGTCATTTGCCTCGGCAAGAATTTCAGCGCCACTTGGCGCTTGAGCTTGGTATCCTCGGCGAGAAAGACCTCTCCCATGCCACCCTGTCCAATTTTTTCCAGGATGTGGTAATGGGAGATAGTCTGGCCGATCATTTTATCAGTCCCACTTTCTTCAGCAGTTTGCTGCACTTTGGATCGGAACGTAGATCCTCGTACACGGGACGAATAATTTCACTTAATTGCGGGTCATGTTCCTGAATGGCCTTTTCGAGCCAGGCTACGGCGTTATCTTTGTCACCAAGTACATAGTAGACATCGGCAATTTTAAAAGAAACCGATAAGCCTTGCTTCGCATACTCATGCAGCTCGCGGAGCGCCTCCAAAGCCTCTTTTCTTCTCCCGGCACGCGCATAACAACGCCCGATTTCTCCCGGCAGTTGAATTTTTGAAAGAAGTGCCGCCTTCTTGTACTCGTTGATGGCTTCAGTAAATTTCCCCTGCAGTTCGGCCACCATTCCCAGAAAGAAATAACTCCAGGGGAACTGGGGATCCAAATCGATTACCTTCTGGCATTGAATTACTGCCTGGTCGTATTGCCGCATGCAGATAAGCGTATGGCCGAGATTCACATTAATGATCAGCGAGAGCGGATCAAGTTCTACTGCGCGCCGGGATTCGGTTATCGCTTCCTCAAACCGGCCCAGCCTGCGCAAAAAGGTGCTGTACCAATGGTGGGCTGTCGGATAGCTTGGATTCAGTTCAATGGCGCGCTTGTATTCGATTTCCGCGCTAGCCAAGTCAAATTGGTTTTCTTTTACGTATCCCAAGGCCGTATGGGCTTCGGCTAGGGTCGGGTCTATCTCC encodes:
- a CDS encoding serine/threonine-protein kinase, with translation MIGQTISHYHILEKIGQGGMGEVFLAEDTKLKRQVALKFLPRQMTADPEARERFGREAQAAAALNHPNIVTVYEIGEHEGQVFIAMEYVEGRTLKELIDSSRPPSTVNPSPIAPRPLPLPQVLDIAIQIASGLAVAHA